One Vicugna pacos chromosome 12, VicPac4, whole genome shotgun sequence genomic window carries:
- the LOC102534737 gene encoding keratin, type II cytoskeletal 1b, with protein MSRQFSSQSAFSSRSRRVYSAGSSAGSGGGSQAVGSVCLVGGRCGGGGYGSPARGFGSRSLFNLGGSRSICFSLVGRNASGFRQGGGAGGGFGGGRCFGGGSFVGSGLGGGGFGGGGAFGGGGFGGGGYGGGGLGGAVFGGSNFRLGGFGPSCPPGGIQEVTINQSLLQPLHLEVDPEIQRVKTQEREQIMVLNNKFASFIDKVRFLEQQNQVLQTKWELLQQVNTSTRTNNLEPILESYISNLRRQVDFLNTEKKRQNMEIRNMQDAVEDFKNKYEEEVNRRNNSENDFVVLKKDVDAAYLNKEDLQSKLNVLLQEVDFQNCVIQSEPSHMYTNVTNTNVILSMDNNRFLDLDSIIDAVRTEYELITQKSKAEAEALYQTKYQELQISAGRHGDELKTSKMEISELNLTIQRLQSEISNIKKQIDQMHMAISDAEERGDRALQDAQQKLQDIEAALQQSKEEMTRLLRDYQALLGVKLALDVEIATYRKLLEGEECRMSGELQSHVSVSVHSSQVSVSGGGRGSGGYSGIYSGGSSGGYSGGGGSRGGAGGSGGGSRGGSGGGYGSGSGGSYGGSSRGSSRGSSKGSSKYQGRSGGGSSPVQIIQTSTNTTHRRILE; from the exons ATGAGCCGCCAGTTTAGTTCCCAGTCAGCGTTTAGCTCAAGGAGCAGGCGGGTTTACAGCGCTGGCTCCTCTGCGGGCTCCGGTGGTGGGAGTCAGGCTGTGGGGTCTGTGTGCCTGGTCGGAGGGAGGTGTGGCGGTGGTGGGTACGGGAGCCCGGCCAGGGGGTTTGGCTCCAGGAGCCTCTTCAATCTGGGTGGCAGCAGAAGCATCTGCTTCAGCCTAGTGGGGAGAAACGCTAGTGGTTTCCGCCAGGGTGGGGGAGCAGGAGGGGGGTTTGGAGGCGGCAGATGCTTCGGGGGTGGCAGCTTTGTGGGTAGCGGCCTTGGAGGTGGTGGCTTTGGGGGTGGTGGTGCCTTTGGGGGTGGTGGCTTTGGCGGTGGTGGCTATGGAGGAGGTGGCTTGGGGGGTGCTGTGTTTGGAGGCAGCAATTTCAGGCTTGGGGGCTTTGGTCCTTCTTGTCCCCCGGGGGGCATCCAAGAGGTGACCATTAACCAAAGCCTCTTACAACCACTTCACCTGGAGGTGGACCCTGAAATTCAGAGGGTTAAGACCCAGGAGCGGGAGCAGATCATGGTTCTCAATAATAAGTTTGCCTCCTTCATTGACAAG GTGCGATTTCTGGAGCAGCAGAATCAGGTGCTACAAACAAAGTGGGAGCTGCTGCAGCAGGTAAACACGTCCACTAGGACCAACAACCTGGAGCCCATCTTGGAGAGCTATATCAGCAACCTGCGGAGGCAGGTGGATTTTCTCAATACGGAGAAGAAGCGCCAGAATATGGAGATCAGGAACATGCAGGACGCCGTGGAGGACTTCAAGAACAA gtatGAGGAAGAAGTCAACCGGAGGAACAACAGCGAGAATGACTTTGTCGTCCTGAAGAAG GATGTGGATGCAGCTTATTTGAACAAAGAGGATCTGCAGTCCAAGTTGAATGTTCTGCTTCAGGAGGTCGATTTCCAGAATTGTGTAATTCAATCG GAGCCGTCTCACATGTATACTAATGTAACGAACACCAATGTCATCCTGTCCATGGACAATAACCGCTTCCTGGATCTGGACAGCATCATTGATGCGGTGCGGACGGAGTACGAGCTGATCACACAGAAGAGCAAGGCTGAGGCTGAGGCGCTATACCAGACCAAG TACCAGGAGCTCCAGATCTCAGCGGGAAGACACGGAGATGAGCTGAAGACCAGCAAGATGGAGATCTCGGAGCTCAACCTCaccatccagaggctgcagtcaGAGATCAGCAACATCAAGAAGCAG ATCGACCAGATGCACATGGCCATTTCGGatgcagaggagagaggagatcGGGCCCTCCAGGATGCGCAGCAGAAGCTGCAGGACATAGAGGCCGCCCTGCAGCAGTCCAAGGAGGAGATGACTCGGCTGCTGCGTGACTACCAGGCGCTGCTGGGAGTCAAGCTGGCCCTGGACGTGGAGATCGCCACCTACCGCAAGCTGCTGGAGGGCGAGGAGTGCAG GATGTCAGGGGAGCTGCAGAGCCACGTCAGTGTCT CTGTGCACAGCAGCCAAGTGAGCGTCAGCGGAGGGGGCCGAGGCTCTGGAGGTTACAGCGGTATTTacagcggcggcagcagcggaggctacagcggcggcggcggctcccgcGGGGGCGCGGGCGGCTCCGGAGGGGGCTCCCGAgggggcagtggaggtggttatgGAAGTGGCAGCGGCGGGAGCTACGGAGGGAgcagcagaggcagcagcagaGGCAGCAGCAAAGGCAGCAGCAAGTACCAGGGCAGAAGCGGCGGCGGCTCCTCCCCCGTGCAGATCATCCAAACGTCTACCAACACGACCCACAGGCGAATCCTGGAGTAG
- the KRT1 gene encoding keratin, type II cytoskeletal 1, which yields MSRHFSSRSGYRCGKGFSSGSAGVVSYQRRSTSSSTRRSGGGGGRFTSGVCGVGGAGGGFGSRSLVNLGGGKAISISVAGGGGRAGFGGGYGGSFGGGGFGSGGFGGGGFGGGGFGGGGFGGGGFGGGFGSGGFGGGGFGPGYPGGIHEVTVNQSLLQPLNVEIDPEIQKVKSQEREQIKSLNNRFASFIDKVRFLEQQNQVLQTKWELLQQVDTTTRTQNLEPLFEAYISNLRNKVDLLKSDRSRMDSELKNMQDMVEDFRNKYEDEINKRTNAENEFVNIKKDVDAAYITKVDLQAKVDTLQQEIDFLTTLYQAELSQMQTHISETNVILSMDNNRSLDLDSIIAEVKAQYEEIAQKSKAEAETLYQTKYEELQLTAGRQGDSLKSSKMEISELNRVIQRLRSEIDNVKKQISSLQQSISDAEQRGENALKDAQKKLAELEDALQKNKEDLARLLRDYQELMNTKLALDVEIATYRTLLEGEEIRMSGECVPNVSVSVSTSHTSVSGSSSRGGGGYSSGGGGGYSYSSGGGGSYSSGGGGGGGGSYSSGGSSVSRRGGSGGSFSSSGGRGSSSGGTKTSGGSSSVKFVSTSYSRGTR from the exons ATGAGTCGACACTTTAGCTCCAGGTCTGGGTACCGCTGCGGAAAGGGCTTCAGCTCTGGCTCCGCCGGGGTGGTCAGCTACCAGCGCAGATCCACCAGCAGCTCCACGCGCCGCAgtgggggaggtggtgggagATTTACGAGTGGAGTATGTGGTGTTGGGGGTGCTGGTGGTGGTTTTGGGAGTCGGAGTCTTGTTAACCTTGGTGGCGGTAAAGCCATCTCTATAAGTGTGGCTGGAGGAGGTGGACGTGCTGGTTTTGGTGGTGGTTATGGTGGCAGTTTTGGTGGTGGTGGCTTTGGGAGTGGTGGTTTTGGTGGTGGTGGCTTTGGGGGTGGTGGTTTTGGTGGTGGTGGCTTTGGTGGTGGCGGCTTTGGTGGTGGCTTTGGCAGTGGAGGTTTTGGTGGAGGTGGTTTTGGGCCTGGCTATCCTGGTGGCATACACGAAGTCACCGTCAACCAGAGCCTTCTGCAACCCCTCAATGTGGAGATTGATCCCGAGATCCAAAAAGTAAAGTCACAAGAAAGGGAGCAAATCAAGTCCCTCAACAACCGGTTTGCTTCCTTCATCGACAAG GTGAGATTCTTGGAGCAGCAGAACCAGGTACTGCAAACAAAATGGGAGCTGCTGCAGCAGGTAGACACCACCACTAGGACCCAAAACTTAGAACCCCTCTTTGAGGCATACATCAGCAATCTTAGAAACAAAGTGGACCTACTGAAAAGCGACCGATCTCGGATGGATTCAGAATTGAAGAACATGCAAGACATGGTGGAGGATTTCCGGAACAA GTATGAGGATGAGATCAATAAGCGGACAAATGCGGAGAATGAATTTGTGAACATCAAGAAG GATGTGGATGCTGCTTACATCACTAAGGTGGACCTTCAAGCCAAAGTTGACACCTTGCAGCAGGAAATTGACTTCTTAACAACATTGTACCAAGCG GAGCTGTCTCAGATGCAGACTCATATCAGCGAAACCAATGTCATCCTCTCCATGGACAACAACCGcagcctggacctggacagcATCATCGCCGAGGTCAAAGCCCAGTATGAGGAGATCGCTCAGAAGAGCAAGGCTGAGGCTGAGACCCTGTACCAGACCAAG TATGAAGAGCTCCAGCTCACTGCCGGCAGACAGGGAGACAGCTTGAAGAGTTCAAAGATGGAGATTTCGGAGCTGAATCGGGTGATCCAGAGACTGAGATCTGAAATTGATAATGTCAAGAAGCAG ATCTCTTCGCTGCAGCAGTCCATCAGTGATGCTGAGCAGCGTGGTGAGAACGCCCTCAAAGATGCCCAGAAGAAGCTGGCTGAGCTGGAGGACGCCCTGCAGAAGAACAAGGAGGACCTGGCCCGCCTGCTGCGCGACTACCAGGAGCTGATGAACACCAAGCTGGCCCTGGATGTGGAGATTGCCACCTACAGGACCCTCCTGGAAGGAGAGGAAATCAG GATGTCTGGCGAGTGTGTCCCGAACGTGAGTGTGT CTGTGAGCACCAGCCACACCAGCGTCAGTGGAAGCAGTAGCCGTGGAGGCGGTGGTTATAGctctggcggcggcggcggctacAGCTACAGCTCCGGGGGCGGCGGCAGCTACAGCtctggaggcggcggcggcggcggcggcagctacAGCTCCGGGGGCAGCAGTGTGAGCCGTAGAGGGGGCTCTGGAGGTAGCTTCAGCTCCTCCGGAGGCCGAGGGTCCAGCTCTGGGGGCACCAAGACCTCTGGTGGCAGTTCCAGCGTGAAGTTTGTTTCCACCAGCTATTCCCGAGGAACCAGATAA